A region of the Desulfobacter postgatei 2ac9 genome:
TCGTAAACCTGTGATTCTGGCGCTGAACAAAATTGATCTGGCCAAAAAAGCGGCTGTGTATGAGCAGGTGGCGACGTTCAAGGATATGTACGCGTTTGAAACCATTGTACCTGTCTCTGCCAGGGAAAATATCCAGATGGATCTGCTTCTTGACGAATTGGAATCCCGACTGCCCCAGGGACCGCCCCTTTATCCCGAAGAGACTTTCACCGATGTCTCCGAAAAATACATGGTCAGCGAAATTATCCGGGAAAAGGTATTCAGACTCACCGGCATGGAAATTCCCTATTCATCCGCTGTAACTGTGGATGCCTTTGAAGTGGAAAAAAAACTGATCGTCATCCATGCGAGCATTCATCTGGTGCGTGATTCCCAAAAAGGTATCGTTATCGGAAAAAACGGAAGCATGCTCAAGCGTATCGGATCAATCGCCCGCAAAGATATTGAACAGATCCTGGGCAGCAAGGTGCTGCTCAAGCTGTTTGTCAAGGTAACCCGGGATTGGGTTTCAAATAAGCGTCACCTCAGCGAGTTTGGATATTAAAGGCTGACGATATGTTTTTTTCTTTTCCCGACGATGCTGCACTGAAAAAGGAACGGGTAAAGGCCAGGCAACTTCGGGCCAGCCAGTGGTGGAAGCGAAAACGATCGTCCGGGATATGTCACTATTGCGGAGAGAGTTTCTCTCCCAAAGAGCTGACCATGGATCATGTGATTCCCATTTCCCGGGGAGGGCGCTCGGAGAAAT
Encoded here:
- a CDS encoding HNH endonuclease, yielding MFFSFPDDAALKKERVKARQLRASQWWKRKRSSGICHYCGESFSPKELTMDHVIPISRGGRSEKFNLVPCCKACNTQKQRMLPAEWDDYMLRIGADKKNQPE
- the era gene encoding GTPase Era — protein: MSNISRSGFVGIIGAPNAGKSTLLNQVLGQKISITSKKPQTTRDRILGVVNRPHSQIVFLDTPGIHKSTTLLNQRIVAQAIQAMDDVDLILFMVDAASRNYASEKMIVKQFETVRKPVILALNKIDLAKKAAVYEQVATFKDMYAFETIVPVSARENIQMDLLLDELESRLPQGPPLYPEETFTDVSEKYMVSEIIREKVFRLTGMEIPYSSAVTVDAFEVEKKLIVIHASIHLVRDSQKGIVIGKNGSMLKRIGSIARKDIEQILGSKVLLKLFVKVTRDWVSNKRHLSEFGY